The following proteins are encoded in a genomic region of Nicotiana sylvestris chromosome 4, ASM39365v2, whole genome shotgun sequence:
- the LOC104243977 gene encoding disease resistance protein RPP13-like, protein MTFIASWKFPSLLQGLILYINEREKTSVKIKMVDAVVSYAVQKLGDFLIEEVSLRQSLRENVLWLRNELSFMQAFLKDAEKKQAEDHLVQQWIFEITSVANEAVAILETYSLDEGINDGNAGFVDRLKACACICQNEAKFHNIGTNIQSLKQRIMDISRKRDTYGITHISNNAGEGPSNYRTNDPSSTLIRSLRRAASYADEDQLFVGFQEVFQRLLNELLKKESRRNVLSIYGMGGLGKTTLARNLYNSPSLLTSFHTRAWICVSQQYSTPDLLQSIIKSIQGCDEETLKLLKEMTERDLETHLRDQLKERKYLVVVDDVWHREAWESLKRALPDNNNGSRVILTTRKEDVAERVDDKGFSHKLRFLNKEESWDLFCKKLCPENKMGSTYLFSPLMENLAKDMVEKCRGLPLAIVVLGGLLSHRKGVDEWQKVKTHIWQHMKNDSIEINHILSLSYNDLSFELKQCFLYFGIFREDEVIDTEKLMYLWLAEGFIPRIREEHMEDIAENFLHELISRSLIQVEETFFDKILTCRIHDLLRDLAVQKATKVNLFDIYDPRVNLVTPFRHRHAIHTQTQRYLSLDLSKLKVRSILFFDKEFKNLEDKKFMTFCTTFQHLYVLDLENIHFAGNELPDAIGNLVHLKFLGLSNSNIFKLPPSIGKLKSLQTLEALSLDNCSCELPPQVAQLTNLRNLVARYHVPLQVDKLTNLRTLKYIRCDQWKDTDAAGLVNLQELGMDQIRTSYSLKSIGILKSLTTLWLSCQYHQKFPALKPLSSCENLHRLWLSGGIELADLNKLPKSITL, encoded by the exons ATGACTTTCATAGCCAGCTGGAAATTTCCCAGTCTTCTTCAAGGTTTAATTTTGTATATAAACGAAAG GGAAAAAACTAGCGTCAAGATCAAGATGGTCGATGCAGTTGTGTCCTATGCAGTTCAAAAACTGGGAGATTTCCTCATAGAGGAAGTTTCCCTGCGCCAAAGTTTGAGAGAGAACGTGCTTTGGCTGAGAAATGAACTGTCTTTCATGCAGGCATTCCTCAAAGATGCCGAAAAGAAGCAAGCAGAAGATCACCTGGTGCAACAATGGATATTTGAAATCACCTCTGTTGCTAATGAAGCAGTGGCCATCTTAGAAACATACAGTTTGGATGAGGGAATTAATGATGGCAATGCTGGATTTGTTGATCGTCTTAAGGCTTGTGCTTGCATCTGTCAGAATGAGGCCAAGTTTCACAACATTGGGACGAACATCCAATCTCTCAAGCAAAGAATCATGGATATCTCTCGAAAAAGAGATACGTATGGTATTACTCACATCAGTAATAATGCTGGAGAAGGACCAAGTAATTATAGGACAAATGATCCGTCTTCCACGTTAATAAGATCATTGAGGAGAGCAGCGTCCTATGCAGATGAAGATCAACTTTTTGTTGGCTTTCAAGAGGTCTTTCAAAGATTACTTAATGAACTTCTCAAAAAGGAATCTCGCCGAAATGTCCTTTCAATTTATGGAATGGGTGGGCTGGGCAAGACCACTCTTGCAAGAAACCTATATAATTCCCCAAGTTTACTCACTAGCTTTCACACTCGTGCCTGGATATGCGTCTCTCAACAGTATAGTACCCCAGATCTCCTTCAGAGTATCATAAAATCTATACAAGGTTGTGATGAAGAAACATTAAAATTGCTGAAGGAGATGACAGAGAGAGATCTAGAAACTCACCTCCGTGATCAATTGAAAGAGCGCAAATACCTTGTGGTGGTTGATGATGTATGGCATCGAGAAGCTTGGGAGAGTCTGAAAAGAGCCTTACCAGATAACAACAATGGCAGTAGAGTTATCCTTACAACACGAAAGGAGGACGTGGCTGAAAGAGTCGATGACAAAGGTTTCTCCCATAAACTTCGTTTTCTGAATAAAGAAGAAAGTTGGGACCTCTTTTGCAAGAAACTCTGTCCGGAGAATAAGATGGGTTCAACTTACTTGTTCTCCCCGTTAATGGAAAATCTAGCTAAGGACATGGTGGAGAAGTGCAGAGGCTTACCACTTGCAATTGTGGTACTAGGTGGGCTGCTTTCCCACAGAAAGGGGGTTGACGAATGGCAAAAGGTGAAGACACACATTTGGCAGCATATGAAGAATGACTCTATTGAGATCAATCACATTCTATCATTGAGCTACAATGATTTGTCATTTGAGCTCAAGCAATGTTTTCTGTACTTTGGCATTTTCCGAGAAGATGAAGTGATCGACACTGAAAAGTTGATGTATTTGTGGCTGGCCGAGGGATTCATACCAAGAATTAGAGAAGAACATATGGAGGATATTGCTGAAAACTTCCTACATGAGCTAATTAGTCGAAGCTTGATTCAAGTGGAGGAGACATTCTTCGATAAAATTCTTACATGTAGGATACACGACCTACTTCGAGATCTTGCTGTACAAAAGGCCACGAAGGTTAACTTGTTTGACATTTATGATCCAAGAGTAAACTTGGTCACCCCCTTTCGTCACCGACATGCTATTCATACACAAACTCAAAGGTATCTTTCACTTGATCTTTCGAAATTAAAGGTACGGTCAATATTGTTCTTTGATAAAGAATTTAAGAACTTGGAGGATAAAAAATTTATGACGTTCTGCACAACGTTCCAACATCTATATGTGCTGGACTTGGAGAACATCCATTTTGCTGGGAATGAACTACCTGATGCTATAGGCAATTTGGTACACCTCAAGTTCTTAGGCTTGTCTAACTCCAATATTTTCAAACTCCCACCTTCCATTGGCAAACTAAAAAGCCTACAAACGCTGGAAGCATTGTCACTTGACAATTGCTCATGCGAACTACCTCCTCAGGTAGCCCAGCTCACAAATTTGAGAAATTTAGTTGCTCGATATCATGTTCCCTTGCAAGTTGACAAACTCACGAATCTACGAACTCTTAAATATATTCGTTGTGATCAGTGGAAAGATACTGATGCTGCAGGTTTGGTCAACCTTCAAGAATTGGGCATGGACCAAATTAGGACATCTTACTCCCTAAAATCCATTGGCATCCTGAAAAGCCTCACCACCTTGTGGCTATCTTGCCAATATCATCAAAAATTTCCTGCCCTTAAACCTCTTTCTTCttgtgaaaaccttcacagattGTGGTTATCAGGGGGAATAGAACTAGCTGATTTAAACAAGCTGCCGAAGTCCATCACACTGTGA